A window of Benincasa hispida cultivar B227 chromosome 9, ASM972705v1, whole genome shotgun sequence genomic DNA:
CCCTAAGATTTTGATCAATAATCAAAAGGGGTttgtaaaattcaaaaaaaaaaaaaaaaaaaacaactaaaaagTAATGGAAGTGTTTTTAGTACAAGTAGGTGTGAGTGAGTAAttagatgaaattgaaagttaagaGTCCAAATTGATGGAATAAACATACGCTTTTGtaaaactgattttttttttcctttttaaatttcttaccattttcaaaaaatgtttttaaaattgaaaacataaacataattGAATAACAAATgtctgttttttaaaaattgaaaaccaaaaatcaaaaatcaaaaattaaaatcaattgttTATCAAATGGCCCCTTAGGTACCATCGTTAaagactttattttattttattattaaaacattttaatgTTTACCCTTAAGTTTACCAAGTTATATACacttttattctaaattttcaatttcatcaaaatttatCTTAGATTTAGATAAATGTTGCAATTGCTTACCATCTATTCGATTTAGATAATTCACCCactaattttaacaaataatGTGAAAATCTCCGTGAACTAATATCAAGTTTTGCACCaacttaaatttgattaatgcaCAAACTAATGATTGACATAATTACTAAAACTCACAAGCTTCAACAAAAAATATAATGCcatttttttattgaagttttaTCAAATTCTACtgtgtatatatttttaattgaaaatacaTTAGAATACTctttttatgtaataaaatttcAACCAGAAGCTTATAAAGGAGTAAAAATTGCAATATTTATTCAGGTAAAATCAATATTCaattatgtttgattttctttgaaCTGTTTGCCGTATTTAACGGGAATCTTTTCACTATCTTATGTAATCAAAATATTCAGAACAAAATGATGTGcataagatttgaataagacaTAATAATGACTGAGGCTAAAGATAGCGATTAAAGCACTATATTCAGTATTCATGACCTTGAGATCAAACGTTAGAATCATTTCTTTTCTACAAATAATTTGTTTGATTTCAAGTTCTCTTTTATTTACACGAACAAATCTTAGCAACAAACAAATACAAATCCCCTAATAACAGAAGTCATCTTTCCTTGGCCTTTTACACAAACACACCGTTTTCGGTTCCATTTTTTAAGCATCGCCATTGATCGGGGCCAGTAGCGTCGTAAAACATTTTTGAACAATTTTATCCTTGGATCCTGCTTAATTGCTGACCTTTCCAAAACTTCTTGGAAATGGAATAACATCTTTGATGTCAGTGAGACCAGTAGTAAACAGAACAAAACGATCAAATGCCAAACTAAAACCAGAGTGCTTCACTGTTCCATGCCTTTGAATCTCCAAGTACCACTCGTATTGCTCCCTTGGCAGACCCATCTCCTTCATCCTGCCAACAACCATCCATATTCAAACAGAGATCAATAATTCTCACATTTTTCCTTTCTAACATCCGTGACTGTTTTGAAAACACCGGAGTGTCatgaaattatcaaaattttatccCAAGCAGCTATCACTGTGTTTTCACTCATGATAATTAAACTAAGTCATTTGAGAGGTTTCAATTCAGGACATGATTTTGTTCAACCTTACATGTAATGTTTCGAGGCCTTTTTTTTTACCTCTAAGATGTTATGATTTTTGCTTATAGTTTCTTGTatctttgagcattagtctcttttcattcacTTGATAAAAATTCTTGatatcctttttttaaaaaaatctcatgATAGCTAaacttcttttgattttgatccTTCAACTTTAAAATAATCCATCCTTCTTTTTGATCTTAGACCTTTCCATTTTATATTCCATTAATTGTTTAAAAGAACCAAAATCTATAACAGAATCCTCCTAACATCTAACCTATGTAGATATCTATTGAtctagaaaataaacaaaagatgTGGCAGATAATGtttaagggtgtgtttggaatacattttcaaatgtttaatttaaaaaataaatcatttttaaaaaaaattgtagtatttgacaaccactcaaaatagcttttaaagtgtattttaaatggttttgatcaaaagtgtttaaataaaaatgagtttttgaaaaacatttttttaagtcAATCTAAACAGGACCTAAGTCTctgttgaataatttattaaaaaacaattatagAATATTTGGAAGTTTGAACACTGGAATGGAATAGACAAGAAAGTCCATACACAAAAATAGTATTCAAACCACTAAAATAACAAACCTTGTCATCAATACGTCAAAACGCTCCTCCTTTTGGCTGCCAGAAATTACTACTCCACCCTGCAAACATTTGGGCCCCAGTTTCagaaataaattttcattcaataCAAGATCCATCCAAAAGTAAATTTTCCCAAGAGTCGATATATGCCCATGTGCTAACCTTTGGAAGAACCACATCAAATGCTGCCACGGTTTTCCCATCATCATTCAGGCGCACATTAAATGGCTTGGTTTCTTTTGGGTAGTTATATACTATCACGGGCTTTTTAAAGATGGCATCAGCCAGATAACTGTTTCATGTACAAAGAAGAAATaactttttctaaataaataaattaaacagaAAGACgaaaaacgaaaaataaaaaactcattTTGCTTATTGATTATAATAGCACATTTTACACACCTGAGATGATCAACAGTTAAAGCAGCACCAAATTTAAGCTTTTTCAAGTGTTGAGATTTTTGATCGGTTGCCTGACagtgaagatttttttttcctttcaatatTCAGATGGGCAGTGCTAGAAATGAAAAACTGAGTCACACAATAGAAGAGCAGATAATCTGGATTTCACCTTTTCTAGGATTTCTATTGCCGCAATGTAAGAGACCTTCTCAAATGAACATGATATAACTGATTCAAGGCGATGAATGCTAGTCTTGTCAATTCGTTTTTGAACAAATTTCATATCATCCAGACAGTGGTCCAACACCCATTTGGAGAGGAATTTTACAAGGTCATCAGCACAGTTCATGGCATTCTGGACTCCAAATGATGATACAAAATGCAAGTTAAGAGATGGAAATTCTTCATTTCAATGGTGCAATGTTATTATAATCAACTACTAACCATAGAACATAACATTAAGATTTTAATGGCTAAATCAACATGGAATCTTAAGCCCATAGTTTAGATGTCAAATAGTAAGCCATCTAAATGAATAAGTAAAAGATTATAACCATACCTCGAGTTCAGCAAAAGCAATTTCAACTTCCACCATCCACATTTCAGCTGCATGTTTTGCAGACTCAATTTTATCTGCTCGAAACCTTGGTCCACAAGAGTAAACATTGCCAAGGGCACATGCATATGTCTCCAAATGGAGTTGTCCAGAAGCCGTTAGATAAGTTTCTTGCGGGAAGAAATTTCCAGGAATAACTTTATCTTTCCTTGATTTGGTTTTGGATTTTTCTTTGGCTTCTAACTGTAGTGCAAGTTcatttgttttctttaaatCCTGAACGGCAGCAACTAAGGCTTCTTTGTTGCTTTCGCTTCTCTCGAGCTCTTTGACGAGATTGCTTTTCTCCGTTATAGCAGCCTTGACAGTTTCAAGACTTACACCATCGTGTTCTTTGTCTTCTGTTGGTTCTACTTTCTTACCTTTACCTGCAAGTGTTGTAACGTGGAACTTTTCGCTGAATCCCTCACTGTCTGTGGTCGTGATGGTGGGTAATTGCACGTAAAGAAAGCTGTGATTTTGGAAGAACGTGTGAGTTGCAAAAGTCAAGGCATTGTGGATTCTCATAACAGATGCTACCTGCAAAGAGTAAAGAATACCAATGAAGATCAAGATCCAACACTTCATTAGTTCCAACGGTCAACTATACAAAACTTTCTTCTCAAGCTTTGCAGATGCTATAAAGGTCAATGCAAGCGATTCTACAAAAGAGTTCTACAATGAAGTGAAAGTTTTTACTTCACTTTTTCATGATATAAATAATCCTTTCTTTTAGTTGAAAATGAACTGTATAAATCTCCAATTTTCTGATTTCAAGGCTCTACTTTACCAATCAC
This region includes:
- the LOC120086617 gene encoding asparagine--tRNA ligase, cytoplasmic 2, with protein sequence MAAEHPTVFTPVTFSKYSNRVLLKTLLDTADGGLAFVGQKLVIGGWVKSSKEVIREAAPSPADASVRAVANALPPKAKDVSCIEIIQSRIPIVRSLLKMLYGNNLHGGEKLETAVPKPPLPSTAFLAVNDGSCVASLQVVVESSLHHPTHLMPTGTCILVEGILKQVPVPGKHVVRLEVEKILHVGKVEQQKYPLSQKKLPMDFLRKFSYFRPRTTTVASVMRIHNALTFATHTFFQNHSFLYVQLPTITTTDSEGFSEKFHVTTLAGKGKKVEPTEDKEHDGVSLETVKAAITEKSNLVKELERSESNKEALVAAVQDLKKTNELALQLEAKEKSKTKSRKDKVIPGNFFPQETYLTASGQLHLETYACALGNVYSCGPRFRADKIESAKHAAEMWMVEVEIAFAELENAMNCADDLVKFLSKWVLDHCLDDMKFVQKRIDKTSIHRLESVISCSFEKVSYIAAIEILEKATDQKSQHLKKLKFGAALTVDHLSYLADAIFKKPVIVYNYPKETKPFNVRLNDDGKTVAAFDVVLPKGGVVISGSQKEERFDVLMTRMKEMGLPREQYEWYLEIQRHGTVKHSGFSLAFDRFVLFTTGLTDIKDVIPFPRSFGKVSN